From the Toxoplasma gondii ME49 chromosome VIIa, whole genome shotgun sequence genome, one window contains:
- a CDS encoding RNA recognition motif-containing protein (encoded by transcript TGME49_205180), with amino-acid sequence MAAIGMPPHILALFQARPPLDPFPAFKKKHTRGYVGLADYVNKFESGPPPPTVPYETPKQRLLRQKRARLLSHLSKQKELIKQYNPKEDKKLTGDPFRTLFVGGISYDTTEKKLKREFEQYGSIKRVRLIYDRNGKPRGYGFIEFENDRDMKEAYKNADGKKIDGRRVLVDVERARTVPGWLPRRLGGGRGKPRGSNTKPKKPPMTAGHLQLSLLPPLPTPPDPATLMEKKRRDEERRRERERERERGRSRSRERKDRKRSPGRDRSRSRERRR; translated from the exons ATGGCGGCGATTGGCATGCCCCCACACATTTTGGCGTTGTTTCAGGCACGCCCCCCTTTGGACCCGTTTCCGGCCTTCAAGAAAAAGCATACCCGCGGGTACGTAGGCCTGGCAGACTATGTGAACAAGTTTGAGAGTGGGCCGCCGCCTCCCACTGTGCCCTACGAGACTCCCAAAcagcgtctgcttcgtcagAAACGCGCGCGTTTGCTCTCGCATCTctcgaagcagaaagagctCATCAAACAGTACAACCCgaaggaagacaagaagTTGACGGGCGACCCCTTTAGAACGCTCTTCGTCGGCGGTATCAGCTACGATACAACCGAAAAGAAGCTCAAGCGTGAATTCGAGCAATACGGAAGCATCAAGCGCGTGCGTCTCATCTATGACCGAAATGGGAAGCCGCGGGGATACGGCTTCATCGAGTTTGAGAATGACAGAGACATGAAGGAGGCCTACAAGAATGCAGACGGGAAGAAGATTGATGGCCGCCGTGTCTTGGTCGACGTAGAAAGAGCGCGAACTGTCCCGGGCTGGCTTCCGCGCCGCCTCGGCGGCGGACGCGGCAAGCCTCGTGGTTCCAACACAAAGCCGAAGAAGCCTCCAATGACTGCTGGACATCTCCAGCTCTCGCTGTTGCCTCCTCTGCCCACTCCTCCTGATCCGGCGACTCtcatggagaagaagcgacgcgacgaagaacgacggagggagagagaaagagagagagaacgcgggCGTAGCAGGagccgagaaagaaaggaccGGAAGAG GAGTCCAGGGCGCGACCGAAGCCGGagtcgagagcgaaggcgatgA
- a CDS encoding hypothetical protein (encoded by transcript TGME49_205170) produces MLKSIYPEAPLVGTRHVSSRRHHGGARLRGQAVQPRQCPTPPPIGVIGPAKDPTGVPPLELPQPAVDDDFPPHPMVTEVEEYSQNGVASACAKSGRKSEHAAATGVPRVFCRSRYFGGLKNWTVVSVSGTIFLFTLRSVTCACKALTRVALFVASEFFVAQAKVPPRVSRADGPRPWLLQCFFVPGVRWPCCFATRFHPEPSLTKKGNALGVVTRDSGTLSGLCLTLQLLNMVSCLPAMLL; encoded by the exons ATGCTGAAATCGATTTATCCCGAGGCGCCGCTCGTTGGAACTCGGCATGTCTCAAGCAGACGTCACCATGGAGGTGCTCGTCTGCGTGGACAGGCTGTGCAGCCCAGACAATGCCCAACACCGCCGCCCATCGGTGTGATCGGCCCAGCGAAAGACCCCACAGGTGTTCCTCC GCTGGAACTTCCACAGCCAGCCGTCGATGATGACTTTCCCCCTCACCCGATGGTCACGGAAGTGGAGGAATACTCGCAAAACGGTGTTGCTTCGGCATGTGCGAAGTCAG GCAGGAAGAGTGAGCACGCGGCGGCCACTGGTGTCCCACGAGTTTTTTGTCGCTCACGGTATTTTGGGGGTCTGAAGAATTGGACGGTTGTGTCTGTGTCAGGCACTATTTTTCTTTTCACACTCAGGAGTGTCACATGCGCGTGCAAAGCCCTCACGCGCGTGGCCTTGTTTGTTGCATCGGAGTTTTTTGTTGCGCAGGCGAAAGTGCCTCCCCGCGTTTCCAGGGCTGATGGGCCCCGTCCATGGTTATTACAATGCTTTTTTGTTCCCGGTGTTCGGTGGCCGTGCTGCTTTGCGACGCGTTTCCATCCCGAGCCTTCTCTTACGAAGAAAGGTAACGCGCTTGGCGTTGTCACTCGGGACAGCGGAACGCTCAGTGGCTTGTGCCTCACACTCCAGCTGCTTAACATGGTATCTTGTCTGCCAGCGATGCTTTTATGA
- a CDS encoding hypothetical protein (encoded by transcript TGME49_205190), with product MQATRRISALSSSEGGCLAGPIPRCMRRFRRSRPTRLGNRRQEAREEARDAAELFSLAVERPPHSAAGESPFSEARESELGGDRRQRAAPKGRKVTNCGEEGSKAREVWEERLDEGWRPEKRDKEQASVGARRTETKGEGGCRPPWSSGFQGRASSRVYCGGDEPRERWSCLFNETSVFSFPYSSGRRGRTFILSRQFSSSPFGIGSLSSASSSRASLSRPSRFAATDSSWPCVPRLAYRGPRVASSLSSSPLLPSASDTRVWVGGCSPRDYTQIALQRGEETPLTESSPEEDQTLLADAHVAPVFLSSAFYSAPPGSSVSSEGENLFDAFNEGNGRPNVFSRKGRDDDSCTRRDPLSLVSVSDSGSAVLPPPPPSSTLSSSPSSSICSSLSASSAVRSPSCALSSPLYGRHELSGAALLKHLEGIPWIGGLLQEVHELEANRDRFPSAENEEKLRVWWRSHAIRLFISGLKAGCAGDPALQLRTLRLALSFTPLAAAVPYPLDLPPAFLAKSPSSDAERKPCRARDRQGAAEPTELARFSFDSQTPTEEAPPQEPETGAFVVTQADVDAFGPAFVVFTQLPSLPVEQRLWCLDQFAFFFVHNCLCATVRQADEATARTGEKRERHGRGEGERRKKLKKEDIFNQVTSTFRVSSSGHLIVSDARLWDFFGYAVRHLGQAGYFDVAAHLTFSLLSLVYDIRAFPAPRPATPAPPRATNIHGNARATGDSLDQQVDSKRVHPSVFEGGRGPVGSDAEASERARQAENIEKRNNRWKLPKNVWLQILAARHDSPLAASPSASSGGVKGTEAGNCRAQEILSAAFEPQEIAAADMVDELFLLLKREVAEAAPLLARALLLEPGGSDRAPEGTGDAAQKTQRTLATQFASQFMSETERNAKHRAFARIRDTAVVKRATGMHWGNVAEEVQGEMDSLAAVADRSSNALAAGTRRTPWQVITKKNALEEQRRSVGGGWYYEKPDAGPGVRSQDGGSTEGEKEETAEAITPSLQGEQDTSVTSVACAELQLERAELERSEFSEPPFSPPFGFSSLLWYLRLESIFYRTQDIDLSSIVYRVLTHLVDHEVPQFLFPPPASRPSAAVAPATPRVAPLSSLFAAAPAHSFSLSRRGATTLAHAVGALKATRRYEHDLLRALCDALRPNLGLLSTPLACETMYNLGCLGYSDPAFAHALARHLASSGVLRHATVDSMMQLLIGFSRLEFRDDTLTEACIKGLLFTEGDRKKKAMPDGGQANGTGGVATLPPSATPAASLEETLYQERQAGANAPGGCNFESRHTAVSSTERNNKIMQTSVDLLARTHRPQSLFYLLHSISRNFVRSLPLLASLLPALQRFATAVPSNVAVLAFHDLVKMGIWPGPFRKAILSTLVRDLERHSLIPLAASTILTWSLWGHFDVPLFLLMAYHFHKKVEAGDAFRGDAGEEPDDAKERGRDAREKKSGKWGSARSVTSIKVSTQFWSSAYGLNLLALTPRDFVQHVNAVDRQIHLDLLDKHRRQSAQQNAFLPDPLPSAGRFCPSDSSTAALASDPRLTATPSFSPFSATSNPMRLFPRCRHSTDALVRFSPWQTGSLEGLKAARLLDIPEENWIPKSSSFHAEVVASCPPFLRDRVINEQPAGPYEIDVALPADAVDAWKKTQRINELDDAEKDEEWREPRRKNKKGRKTSQKT from the exons ATGCAAGCGACGCGACGTatctctgccctctcttcctctgaaGGCGGCTGCCTCGCGGGTCCGATCCCTCGCTGCATGAGGCGATTCCGGAGAAGTCGCCCCACCAggctcggaaacaggagacaggaggcgagagaagaggcgagagacgcagcagagctcttctctctcgcggtgGAAAGGCCGCCACACAGTGCCGCCGGGGAGTCGCCTTTCagcgaagcgcgagagagcgagctCGGGGGAgatcggagacagagagcagctCCCAAAGGGAGGAAAGTGACTaactgtggagaggaaggaagcaaggcgagagaagtcTGGGAAGAACGACTCGACGAGGGATGGAGgccagagaaacgagacaaagaacagGCGAGTGTTGGCGCCCGTCggacggagacgaaaggTGAAGGCGGGTGCCGACCGCCCTGGAGTTCCGGTTTCCAGGGCAGAGCAAGCTCCAGGGTGTATTGCGGCGGCGACGAGCCGCGAGAGAGATGGAGCTGTTTGTTTAACGAAACaagtgttttttcttttccataCTCTTCTGGAAGACGAGGGCGAACTTTCATTTTGAGTCGGcagttctcctcttcgccttttggcatcggttctctctcttccgcctcgtcttctcgcgcttctctgtctcggccGTCTCGCTTTGCTGCCACTGACTCTTCCTGGCCGTGCGTTCCTCGTCTGGCGTACCGCGGACCTCGAGTCGCctcatctctttcttcttcgccgcttctgccttctgcttcgGATACACGAGTGTGGGTGGGGGGTTGCAGTCCGCGTGACTATACGCAGATCGCTctccagagaggagaggagacgccctTAACTGAAAGTTCTCCAGAAGAAGATCAGACGCTGTTGGCTGACGCCCATGTTGCCCCTgtatttctctcttctgccttctaCTCCGCTCCTCCGGGCTCTTCGGTCTCCTCGGAAGGCGAAAACCTTTTCGATGCCTTTAACGAAGGGAACGGGAGACCCAacgttttttccaggaaagGTCGTGACGACGACAGTTGTACTCGTCGAGATCCTCTAAgcctcgtttctgtctcggaTTCTGGTTCTGCAGTCTTACCTCCACCTCCACCCTCTTCtactctctcttcctctccctcttcttcgatttgttcttccctgtctgcctcttccgctgtccgttcgccttcgtgtgctctttcttctccgttgtACGGGAGGCACGAGTTGAGCGGCGCGGCTCTGCTGAAGCATCTGGAAGGCATTCCGTGGATCGGTGGGTTGCTGCAGGAAGTGCATGAGTTGGAGGCGAACCGGGatcgttttccttctgctgagaacgaagagaagctgcgcgTTTGGTGGCGCAGCCATGCGATTCGACTCTTCATTTCTGGGCTGAAAGCGGGGTGTGCAGGAGACCCTGCTCTCCAGCTTCGCACGCTTCGTCTCGCCCTCTCGTTCACTCCCCTCGCCGCCGCGGTGCCATATCCTCTGGACCTCCCGCCAGCCTTCCTAGCCAAAAGTCCCTCTTCAGACGCCGAGCGCAAGCCCTGCAGAGCGCGAGACCGGCAGGGAGCCGCGGAACCCACAGAGCTGGCCCGGTTCTCGTTTGACTCCCAAACACCGACAGAGGAAGCACCCCCGCAGGAgccagagacaggcgcgttTGTGGTTACGCAGGCAGACGTGGATGCCTTCGGCCCCGCCTTTGTTGTCTTTACTCAGCTGCCGTCGCTGCCGGTTGAGCAGCGACTGTGGTGCCTTGACCAgtttgcgttcttcttcgttcacAACTGTCTCTGCGCCACAGTCCGACAAGCAGAtgaggcgacggcgaggaccggtgaaaagagagagagacatggccgcggcgaaggcgagaggcggaagaagctgaagaaagaggacaTCTTCAACCAGGTGACGTCCACGTTTCGCGTCTCGTCGTCAGGACATCTCATTGTCTCCGACGCGCGACTCTGGGACTTCTTTGGTTATGCCGTGCGCCACCTTGGACAGGCCGGATACTTCGACGTAGCTGCGCATCTcacgttttcgcttctttccctcgTGTACGACATTCGCGCCTTTCCAGCCCCGCGGCCCGCCACACCTGCACCGCCCCGCGCCACAAACATCCACGGAAACGCGCGCGCCACAGGAGACAGCCTGGACCAGCAAGTCGACTCAAAACGCGTGCATCCGAGTGTGTTTGAGGGCGGCAGGGGTCCTGTGGGGTCGGACGCCGAGGCGAGTGAGCGCGCGAGACAAGCAGAAAACATAGAGAAGCGGAACAACCGGTGGAAGTTGCCGAAGAACGTCTGGCTGCAGATTCTGGCGGCGCGTCACGACTCTCccctcgctgcttctccctctgcctcgtctggAGGCGTAAAGGGAACAGAGGCCGGAAACTGTCGGGCGCAGGAGATTCTGAGCGCCGCTTTCGAGCCGCAGGAAATCGCAGCAGCGGACATGGTCGACgaactttttcttcttctcaagcGGGAAGTCGCTGAGGCGGCGCCGCTGCTCGCACGGGCTCTCCTGTTGGAGCCTGGGGGTTCGGACAGAGCCCCGGAGGGAACTGGAGACGCagcgcagaaaacgcagcgaACTTTGGCCACCCAGTTCGCTTCCCAGTTCATGAGCGAAACGGAGCGAAATGCAAAGCACCGCGCATTTGCGCGAATTCGCGACACGGCAGTGGTCAAACGAGCCACGGGGATGCACTGGGGGAACGTCGCCGAGGAAGTTCAAGGTGAGATGGACAGTCTTGCGGCGGTGGCTGACCGGAGCTCGAACGCACTGGCCGCGGGAACGCGACGAACGCCGTGGCAGGTGatcacgaagaagaacgctcTGGAGGAACAACGGAGGAGTGTTGGAGGCGGGTGGTACTACGAGAAGCCAGATGCAGGACCCGGAGTTAGGAGTCAGGACGGTGGATCGACAGAgggggaaaaagaggagacagcagaggccATCACGCCGTCACTTCAGGGAGAGCAGGATACGTCAGTGACTTCGGTGGCTTGCGCCGAGTTGCAGCTCGAACGAGCAGAGTTGGAGCGGAGCGAATTCAGCGAACCGCCGTTTTCTCCGCCCTTTGGCTTCAGCAGTCTCCTCTGGTACCTGCGCCTGGAAAGCATCTTCTACCGGACGCAAGACATTGACCTCTCGTCCATCGTCTACCGCGTCCTCACGCACCTGGTGGACCACGAGGTTCcgcagtttctctttccaccTCCGGCCTCGCGTCCTTCTGCGGCTGTCGCCCCTGCGACCCCTCGAGTCGCGCCGCTGTCGTCTCTGTTCGCTGCGGCTCCTGCACATTCGTTCTCGCTATCTCGGCGAGGAGCTACGAcgctggcgcatgcagtcggcGCCTTGAAGGCAACGCGCCGGTACGAACACGATTTGCTCCGCGCTCTCTGCGACGCCCTGCGGCCCAACTTGGGTCTCCTTTCCACGCCTCTCGCGTGCGAAACCATGTACAATCTTGGCTGTCTTGGCTACAGCGACCCCGCGTTCGCTCACGCACTCGCGCGCCACTTGGCGAGCTCCGGGGTCCTCCGCCACGCCACAGTCGACTCGATGATGCAGCTGCTGATCGGCTTCTCGAGACTCGAGTTCCGCGACGACACACTAACTGAAGCTTGCATCAAGGGTCTCCTCTTCACTGAAGGAGAtcggaaaaagaaagcgatGCCCGATGGTGGACAGGCGAATGGGACAGGAGGTGTGGCGACGCTACCGCCTTCGGCGACGCCTGCCGCATCTTTGGAGGAAACGCTCTaccaagagagacaagctGGTGCTAACGCCCCTGGGGGATGCA ACTTCGAGTCGCGGCATACGGCGGTGTCCTCAACAGAGCGGAACAACAAGATCATGCAGACTTCTGTCGACCTGTTGGCGCGGACACACCGGCCGCAGAGTCTGTTCTACCTTCTGCACAGCATCAGCAGGAACTTTGTTCGTTCGCTTCCACTTTTGGCATCGCTCCTGCCCGCGCTGCAGCGCTTCGCGACGGCCGTCCCGTCGAACGTCgccgttctcgccttccacgACTTGGTGAAGATGGGCATTTGGCCCGGACCTTTCCGGAAGGCAATTCTGTCTACGCTGGTACGGGACCTGGAGCGCCACTCGCTCATCCCGCTGGCGGCGTCGACGATTCTCACCTGGAGTTTGTGGGGCCATTTCGACGTTCCGCTTTTCCTCCTCATGGCTTACCACTTCCACAAAAAGGTggaggcaggcgacgcgTTCCGGGGAGACGCGGGCGAGGAGCCGGacgacgcgaaagagagaggcagagacgcgcgagagaagaaaagcgggaAGTGGGGGAGCGCACGAAGCGTGACGAGCATCAAGGTGTCGACCCAGTTCTGGTCGTCTGCGTACGGGCTGAATCTCCTCGCGCTTACGCCTCGAGATTTCGTCCAACATGTCAACGCCGTCGATCGTCAAATTCACCTCGATCTCCTGGACAAGCACCGGAGGCAGTCTGCGCAACAAAATGCGTTTCTTCCCGACCCTCTTCCTTCGGCGGGTCGCTTTTGTCCGTCTGACTCTTCTACCGCGGCTTTGGCATCTGATCCTCGACTCACCGCCACTCcgagtttctctcctttctccgctACGTCGAACCCGATGCGGCTCTTCCCGCGCTGCCGCCACTCTACTGACGCCCTGGTCCGTTTTTCACCTTGGCAGACTGGGTCTTTGGAGGGGCTGAAAGCCGCGAGACTTCTGGACATACCGGAGGAAAACTGGATTCCGAAGAGCTCGAGTTTCCATGCAGAAGTCGTGGCGTCCTGTCCGCCATTCCTCCGAGACAGGGTCATCAACGAACAGCCTGCAGGACCGTACGAAATCGATGTAGCGCTTCCTGCCGACGCCGTGGACGcgtggaaaaaaacgcagaggatCAACGAGCTCGACGACGctgagaaagacgaggaatgGAGGGAACCCCGACGTAAGAAtaagaaaggcagaaagacgTCGCAGAAGACCTAA